The following proteins are co-located in the Methanobrevibacter sp. genome:
- a CDS encoding CBS domain-containing protein has product MLVKRTMSKNVVSVSVPGNREKVLDLMRKENKAVLPVVKEDTDILVGLVTRSDLINNPDEEQIAMLMSRDLVTVKPGDDVIDAARKMMENDVRRVPVVNDDGELVGIITSFDLVSKALTKIEINDAVENYMITTVPTTWEKAPLNVAFETMNQFGLKSVLALDDDAKLSGILTETDFISEIEIISERSEHSSTVGTEGDKWSWDSTSVLYIEKNHLKFTDKVVSDVAVGNVEVANSKTKVSDCAKKMKSLNIEQIPVIGVEGDLVGLVRASDLIKALVE; this is encoded by the coding sequence ATGTTAGTTAAAAGAACAATGTCTAAAAATGTTGTAAGTGTTTCCGTACCTGGGAACCGTGAAAAAGTTTTAGACTTAATGAGAAAAGAAAACAAAGCAGTACTTCCTGTAGTTAAAGAAGATACTGATATTTTAGTAGGACTAGTAACTCGTTCTGATTTAATTAATAATCCTGATGAAGAACAAATTGCAATGTTAATGAGCAGAGACTTAGTCACAGTTAAACCTGGTGATGATGTAATTGACGCTGCTCGTAAAATGATGGAGAATGATGTTAGAAGAGTTCCTGTTGTTAATGATGATGGTGAATTAGTAGGAATCATCACCTCTTTTGATTTAGTGTCTAAAGCTTTAACTAAAATCGAAATAAATGATGCTGTTGAAAATTATATGATTACTACAGTTCCAACTACCTGGGAAAAAGCTCCATTAAATGTTGCTTTTGAAACTATGAATCAGTTTGGTTTAAAATCTGTTTTAGCATTAGATGATGATGCAAAATTATCTGGAATTTTAACTGAAACCGATTTTATTTCTGAAATTGAAATCATTTCTGAAAGAAGTGAACACAGTTCCACAGTAGGTACTGAAGGAGATAAATGGTCTTGGGACAGTACTTCCGTATTGTACATTGAGAAAAACCATTTAAAATTCACTGATAAAGTAGTAAGTGATGTTGCAGTAGGTAATGTTGAAGTAGCTAACTCTAAAACTAAAGTATCCGACTGTGCTAAAAAAATGAAATCCTTAAACATTGAACAAATTCCTGTCATTGGTGTTGAAGGAGATTTAGTTGGTCTTGTAAGAGCTAGTGATTTAATTAAAGCATTAGTGGAATAA
- a CDS encoding universal stress protein translates to MYKKILVPTDGSEFAKKAQKHALFLASVSGAELIAVSVTENNFVNGLPLDDEVYQLNQILKERSEENLAEFDKLNDDDLKITHVIKEGSPAKCILEVAADEDVDLIVMGSSGKSGFDRFIMGSVADKVVNSAKCAVLVVH, encoded by the coding sequence ATGTATAAAAAAATATTGGTCCCTACAGATGGGTCAGAATTTGCTAAAAAAGCTCAAAAACATGCATTATTCTTAGCTAGTGTTTCTGGTGCTGAATTAATCGCTGTGAGTGTCACAGAAAATAATTTTGTTAACGGACTTCCATTGGATGATGAAGTATACCAGTTAAATCAAATCTTAAAAGAAAGATCAGAAGAGAATCTTGCAGAGTTTGATAAATTAAATGATGATGATTTAAAGATAACTCATGTAATAAAAGAAGGTTCTCCGGCCAAGTGTATTTTGGAAGTGGCAGCCGATGAAGATGTTGATTTAATCGTGATGGGTAGTTCTGGGAAATCCGGATTCGATAGATTTATAATGGGTAGTGTAGCAGACAAGGTTGTAAATTCAGCTAAATGCGCAGTACTTGTGGTTCATTAA
- a CDS encoding amidohydrolase family protein has protein sequence MFTIANGIILKGQNLIPAKENIVVDDGKIINIGKDLNEGKIIDVEGAIVCPSFINGHIHIGDSIIKDEGYGLSLSEMVKPPNGVKHKALANASDDELIEAMKQSMWDMVNSGTTHFIDYREGGLKGAKLLRKASEDIPIKPIILGRDDSFYGEDPDLSKVKNAIRKLLKVCDGIAPSGFGEITDDVARIIASECKRQNKISSIHVAESDSNQIESLDKFGKTEIEKGVDSNFDQLVHLTNPKNNDLELVLKANTNTVVCPRANATLNVGVCRLNEMLDMGMTPLLGTDNVMLNSPNMLRELEFTLKLMSVYYNGYIEPSKLLQMATTNVCRHDVNNVIQKAVMNEGNLAEFVIFKSFSKNPYLNICNRVETKNILYIINKKCIV, from the coding sequence ATGTTTACAATAGCTAACGGAATTATTTTAAAAGGTCAAAATTTAATTCCAGCCAAAGAAAATATCGTCGTTGATGATGGTAAAATCATTAATATTGGAAAAGACCTAAACGAAGGTAAAATTATTGATGTCGAAGGGGCAATTGTATGTCCTTCATTTATCAATGGCCATATTCATATTGGGGATTCAATTATTAAAGATGAAGGATATGGATTATCCTTAAGTGAAATGGTAAAGCCACCGAATGGCGTCAAGCATAAAGCCTTGGCCAATGCCAGTGATGATGAATTGATTGAAGCAATGAAACAGTCAATGTGGGACATGGTCAACTCAGGCACAACTCATTTTATAGATTACCGTGAAGGTGGACTTAAGGGAGCTAAACTTTTAAGAAAAGCCAGTGAGGATATTCCAATCAAACCGATAATTCTGGGCCGTGACGATAGTTTCTATGGTGAAGATCCTGATTTAAGTAAAGTGAAAAATGCAATCAGAAAGCTATTGAAGGTTTGTGACGGCATTGCTCCAAGCGGTTTTGGTGAAATAACTGACGATGTTGCTCGAATAATTGCCAGTGAATGTAAAAGGCAAAATAAAATATCCTCAATTCATGTGGCGGAATCAGATTCAAACCAGATTGAATCATTGGATAAATTTGGAAAAACTGAAATAGAAAAAGGTGTTGACAGTAACTTTGACCAGCTGGTTCATTTAACAAACCCCAAAAACAATGATTTGGAGCTTGTTTTAAAAGCCAATACCAATACGGTGGTATGTCCGAGGGCAAACGCCACACTTAATGTTGGGGTCTGCAGGCTGAATGAAATGTTGGATATGGGTATGACTCCACTTCTTGGAACAGATAATGTAATGTTAAACTCCCCAAATATGTTAAGGGAGTTGGAATTCACTTTAAAATTAATGTCTGTATATTATAATGGTTATATTGAACCGTCAAAGTTATTGCAGATGGCTACAACTAACGTTTGCAGACATGATGTAAATAATGTTATACAAAAAGCGGTCATGAATGAGGGTAATCTGGCTGAATTTGTTATTTTCAAATCTTTTTCTAAAAATCCTTACCTTAATATATGTAATCGTGTAGAAACGAAAAATATATTATATATCATTAATAAAAAATGTATTGTATAA
- a CDS encoding zinc ribbon domain-containing protein, translating into MISINSQEIRYFYRNIVKTGDVYRVKHNNKDYGEFRKLSDALYERDALFFCNFDYDLLVECDLENKYEHMELPPFPEKRPKGRIRGTKFNKKEREGEILFDHKVKGFYIKRMDDIIGYYDTMTEAFYYKKLLMDNDWDMSVLKSNITERIEVNKVIDQTKEYKVQLNYCPKCKSKLKIDAKECPSCGINIEEYLYNN; encoded by the coding sequence ATGATTTCTATTAACTCTCAGGAAATAAGATACTTCTACAGAAATATTGTAAAAACTGGCGATGTATACAGAGTTAAACATAACAATAAAGATTATGGAGAGTTCAGGAAATTATCCGATGCACTGTATGAACGTGACGCGCTGTTTTTTTGTAATTTCGACTATGATTTGCTTGTTGAATGCGACCTCGAAAACAAATATGAACATATGGAACTGCCACCATTTCCTGAAAAAAGACCTAAAGGCCGTATAAGAGGTACAAAATTCAACAAAAAGGAAAGGGAAGGTGAAATTCTTTTTGACCACAAGGTGAAAGGATTCTATATTAAAAGAATGGACGATATTATCGGTTATTATGATACCATGACCGAAGCATTTTATTACAAAAAGCTATTGATGGACAATGACTGGGACATGAGCGTTTTAAAAAGCAACATTACCGAAAGAATTGAAGTCAATAAGGTTATCGACCAAACCAAAGAGTATAAAGTTCAATTAAATTATTGTCCTAAATGTAAAAGCAAGTTAAAAATCGATGCGAAAGAGTGTCCTTCCTGCGGTATCAATATTGAAGAATATCTGTATAATAATTAA